A DNA window from Acidimicrobiales bacterium contains the following coding sequences:
- a CDS encoding Rid family hydrolase has product MTAPAPGSKPVGPYTPVVKAGDWLVCSGQLGLQDGRLVEGGVVAQVAQAVRNIEALLAGYGAGLDAVVKTTVFLADIGDYQAMNDAYVSAFGPHRPARSAFAVAALPLEAAVEIEAWAYSPDSGSPA; this is encoded by the coding sequence GGCTCCAAGCCCGTCGGGCCGTACACCCCCGTCGTGAAGGCCGGTGACTGGTTGGTGTGCAGCGGCCAGCTCGGACTGCAGGATGGCCGCCTCGTCGAAGGCGGCGTCGTGGCGCAGGTAGCGCAGGCCGTGCGCAACATCGAGGCGCTTCTCGCCGGCTACGGCGCCGGTCTCGATGCGGTGGTGAAGACCACGGTGTTCCTGGCCGATATCGGTGACTATCAAGCCATGAACGACGCCTACGTCTCCGCCTTTGGTCCCCACCGCCCGGCCCGGTCCGCGTTCGCCGTGGCCGCCCTGCCGCTCGAGGCCGCAGTAGAGATCGAGGCCTGGGCCTATTCACCCGATTCGGGCTCACCGGCTTGA